The following are encoded in a window of Wolbachia endosymbiont (group B) of Hofmannophila pseudospretella genomic DNA:
- a CDS encoding phage portal protein, with translation MLLKSFKQLFSKPKIKSSAWDAAGSGRRFFHFQPELGSINNLLSQNLETLRSRSRDMVRKNPYAANIIDTIVSNSIGTGIKPQSKARDGEFRKKVQELWLKWTDEADSNGVSDFYGLQALVCRSMIEGGECFVRLRNRKLEDGFSVPLQLQVLESEHLDNKTNQTLGNGNVIRNGIEFNKLGQREAYYLFKEHPGEGSFGESVRVPANDVLHIYRPLRPGQIRGEPWLSNILLKLYELDQYDDAELVRKKTAAMFAGFITRLDPEANIMGEGESNEQGVALSGLEPGTMQLLDPGEDIKFSEPSDVGGSYEAFMRQQLRAIAIGTGITYEQLTGDLTGVNYSSIRAGLIEFRRRCAMLQHNIMVFQFCRPVWNRWLELAVLCGELCIDEKVVKAAKEEVKWIPQGFDWVDPLKDQQAQQMAVRNGFKSRSEVVSEMGYDVEEIDQEIAEDQRRASELGLSFDSEVTANQEVI, from the coding sequence ATGCTATTAAAATCGTTCAAGCAATTATTTAGCAAGCCAAAGATAAAAAGCTCAGCATGGGATGCAGCAGGTTCAGGAAGAAGATTTTTTCACTTTCAACCAGAGTTAGGAAGTATAAACAATTTGTTGTCTCAAAACCTTGAAACTTTACGTAGTCGTTCTCGTGACATGGTGAGAAAAAATCCATATGCAGCAAATATTATTGATACGATAGTGAGTAACTCTATTGGCACAGGAATAAAACCACAATCAAAAGCAAGAGATGGTGAATTTCGAAAGAAGGTGCAAGAATTATGGCTAAAATGGACAGATGAAGCAGATAGTAACGGAGTAAGTGATTTTTATGGATTACAAGCTCTAGTATGCAGAAGTATGATAGAAGGTGGAGAGTGTTTCGTACGTCTCCGAAATCGTAAACTCGAAGATGGATTTTCTGTACCATTGCAACTTCAAGTATTGGAATCAGAGCATTTAGATAATAAAACAAATCAAACTTTAGGAAATGGTAATGTAATAAGAAACGGGATTGAGTTTAACAAGCTTGGGCAAAGAGAAGCATATTACCTATTTAAAGAACACCCTGGTGAAGGCTCGTTTGGTGAATCAGTGAGAGTGCCAGCAAATGATGTTTTACATATTTATAGACCATTAAGACCTGGGCAAATCAGAGGAGAGCCATGGCTTTCTAATATACTGCTGAAGCTTTATGAGCTTGATCAATATGATGATGCAGAGCTGGTGAGAAAGAAAACTGCAGCAATGTTTGCAGGATTTATTACGAGACTCGATCCAGAAGCAAATATCATGGGAGAAGGTGAAAGTAATGAGCAAGGAGTAGCACTATCTGGCCTAGAACCTGGAACAATGCAGCTTTTAGACCCAGGAGAAGATATAAAATTTTCAGAGCCATCAGATGTTGGAGGAAGTTATGAAGCATTCATGAGACAGCAACTGAGGGCAATAGCAATAGGTACAGGAATAACATATGAGCAGCTAACAGGAGATTTAACCGGTGTTAATTATTCATCCATTCGAGCAGGATTAATAGAGTTTCGTCGTAGATGTGCTATGCTGCAACACAACATTATGGTATTTCAATTTTGCAGACCAGTATGGAATAGATGGCTAGAGTTAGCAGTACTTTGTGGAGAACTCTGTATAGATGAAAAAGTAGTAAAAGCAGCGAAAGAAGAAGTAAAATGGATACCACAGGGATTTGATTGGGTAGATCCACTAAAAGATCAGCAAGCACAACAAATGGCAGTAAGAAATGGATTTAAGAGTCGATCGGAAGTAGTATCAGAAATGGGTTACGATGTTGAAGAAATTGACCAAGAAATAGCAGAAGATCAAAGACGTGCAAGCGAACTGGGCTTAAGTTTTGATTCTGAGGTTACTGCAAATCAAGAGGTGATATGA